One stretch of Gambusia affinis linkage group LG05, SWU_Gaff_1.0, whole genome shotgun sequence DNA includes these proteins:
- the tcea3 gene encoding transcription elongation factor A protein 3 isoform X2, which yields MTREEDLIRIAKKLDKMVSRNNTEGAIDLLKELKGFNMTLKLLQETRIGMSVNNVRKHCRDEEVISLAKVLIKEWKRLLDSGNSHSEKVDEPKNGLDARKPAAATNSCCSEPQSSHRRVEANLKHESDSDKNTKEKQNDNHINKKRHADDPGSDGKHLEGHQSEKHLQEIRVEKETPAESPKPKMDNKKQRHAPDLQSGKHKSDPIKHKSLEDLKKMRNAELLKKEKPPEEPKKYADDGKQDKSRAEGRHEWPVGTPPRGKPAEAHKLNFERRGVLDSSVLYPTRFPSPPRPARPLLPIKRPSLDSKKDRKDGKESSSRHSRSQPASPPPKRPAAEVKKERKVPPDPNAPIAPLPFHLHPPPPRKEPPDPNAPLPPLPLHLHPPAAPPKRPSVDGGKDRESRKSSSDSKPLPQKKSADCVKQDRKDSDDGKASKKLSDDTKRERKDSSDSKPPSTKKPTIEVKKEKHRKDSSELKPGQPAKGHSADSKSLRRESLGSKPLGQPQRKPSTDSLERKGKTEAPRTPTTPTSPLSPSFSSPGGPLSPHLATGDSVRDKCIEMLAAALRTDNDYKDFGANCDGMAAEIEDHIYQEIRATDMKYKNRVRSRISNLKDPKNPGLRRNVLAGSIELSRIASMSAEEMASDELKQLRNVLTQEAIREHQMAKTGGTTTDLLQCGKCKKKNCTYNQVQTRSADEPMTTFVLCNECGNRWKFC from the exons ATGACTCGAGAGGAGGACCTGATCCGGATCGCCAAAAAGCTAGACAAGATGGTGTCTAGAAATAACACG GAAGGAGCCATCGATCTGCTGAAGGAGTTGAAAGGCTTCAATATGACACTGAAGCTTCTCCAG gaAACAAGAATTGGCATGTCTGTGAACAACGTCAGGAAGCACTGCAGAGATGAAGAAGTTATCTCTCTGGCAAAAGTCCTCATTAAAGAATGGAAGAGACTTCTGG ACTCTGGAAATTCTCACTCAGAGAAAGTTGATGAACCGAAGAACGGTTTGGATGccagaaaacctgcagcagctacaaacagctgctgctcagagccaCAGAGCAG TCACAGGAGGGTGGAGGCCAACCTGAAACATGAATCAGattctgacaaaaacacaaaagaaaaacagaacgaTAACCACATAAACAAAAAGAGGCATGCGGACGATCCCGGGTCGGATGGAAAACACCTTGAAGGGCACCAAAGTGAGAAACACCTTCAAGAAATCAGAGTAGAGAAAGAAACCCCTGCCGAGAGTCCCAAACCAAAAATGGATAATAAGAAACAGAGACACGCACCAGACCTGCAGAGTGGAAAACACAAGTCGGACCCAATCAAGCACAAATCGCTGGAGGATTTGAAGAAGATGAGAAACGCTGAGCTACTAAAGAAAGAGAAACCTCCCGAGGAGCCTAAGAAATACGCAGATGATGGGAAGCAGGATAAAAGCAGAGCTGAAGGCAGACATGAGTGGCCTGTCGGCACACCTCCGAGAGGGAAGCCCGCTGAAGCTCATAAGCTAAACTTTGAAAG GAGAGGAGTGCTGGACAGCAGCGTACTGTATCCCACCCGCTTCCCCTCCCCCCCTCGACCCGCTCGGCCTCTTCTACCCATCAAACGTCCATCTCTGGACTCGAAAAAAGACAG GAAGGACGGTAAAGAGTCTTCCTCTCGACACTCTCGCTCTCAACCGGCCTCTCCGCCGCCAAAGCGACCTGCAGCGGAAGTCAAGAAAGAGAG GAAAGTTCCACCGGACCCAAATGCTCCGATAGCTCCTCTTCCTTTCCACCTCCATCCTCCTCCACCGAG AAAAGAGCCTCCTGATCCCAACGCGCCCCTTCCTCCGCTCCCACTCCACCTCCACCCCCCCGCTGCTCCTCCGAAGCGCCCCTCTGTGGATGGGGGCAAGGACAGAGAGAG caggaagtcatCCTCAGACTCAAAGCCTCTGCCGCAGAAAAAGTCTGCAGATTGCGTAAAGCAAGACAG gAAAGATTCAGATGATGGCAAAGCGTCTAAGAAACTATCAGATGACACCAAGAGAGAAAG GAAAGATTCTTCTGACTCTAAACCACCCTCTACCAAAAAGCCCACCATCGaggtcaaaaaagaaaaacacag GAAGGATTCCAGTGAACTGAAGCCAGGCCAACCTGCAAAAGGCCATTCCGCTGACTCCAAATCCCTCAG GAGAGAGTCTTTAGGCTCGAAGCCTCTTGGACAACCACAGAGGAAACCGTCTACTGACAGCCTGGAAAG GAAGGGTAAAACCGAAGCACCCAGAACTCCCACCACCCCGACCAGTCCGCTGTCACCCAGCTTCAGCTCTCCGGGGGGTCCTCTGTCCCCTCACCTGGCTACTGGAGACTCCGTTAGAGACAAGTGCATTGAGATGCTGGCAGCTGCCCTGCGGACCGACA ATGACTACAAAGATTTTGGAGCAAACTGCGACGGGATGGCAGCAGAGATTGAGGATC ATATCTACCAAGAGATCAGGGCCACAGATATGAAGTACAAGAACCGAGTCCGGAGCCGCATCAGCAACCTGAAGGACCCCAAGAACCCCGGACTTCGCAGAAACGTCCTGGCCGGCAGCATCGAGTTGAGCCGCATCGCCAGCATGTCTGCTGAG GAAATGGCCAGTGATGAGCTGAAACAGCTGAGGAACGTCCTAACCCAGGAGGCCATCAGGGAGCACCAGATGGCCAAAACTGGTGGGACCACCACAGACCTGCTGCAGTGTGGCAAATGCAAGAAGAAGAACTGCACCTACAACCAG GTGCAGACCCGCAGCGCTGATGAGCCGATGACCACATTTGTCCTCTGCAATGAGTGTGGCAACCGCTGGAAG TTCTGCTGA
- the tcea3 gene encoding transcription elongation factor A protein 3 isoform X3, translating to MTREEDLIRIAKKLDKMVSRNNTEGAIDLLKELKGFNMTLKLLQETRIGMSVNNVRKHCRDEEVISLAKVLIKEWKRLLDSGNSHSEKVDEPKNGLDARKPAAATNSCCSEPQSRKDGKESSSRHSRSQPASPPPKRPAAEVKKERKVPPDPNAPIAPLPFHLHPPPPRKEPPDPNAPLPPLPLHLHPPAAPPKRPSVDGGKDRESSRKSSSDSKPLPQKKSADCVKQDRKDSDDGKASKKLSDDTKRERKDSSDSKPPSTKKPTIEVKKEKHRKDSSELKPGQPAKGHSADSKSLRRESLGSKPLGQPQRKPSTDSLERKGKTEAPRTPTTPTSPLSPSFSSPGGPLSPHLATGDSVRDKCIEMLAAALRTDNDYKDFGANCDGMAAEIEDHIYQEIRATDMKYKNRVRSRISNLKDPKNPGLRRNVLAGSIELSRIASMSAEEMASDELKQLRNVLTQEAIREHQMAKTGGTTTDLLQCGKCKKKNCTYNQVQTRSADEPMTTFVLCNECGNRWKFC from the exons ATGACTCGAGAGGAGGACCTGATCCGGATCGCCAAAAAGCTAGACAAGATGGTGTCTAGAAATAACACG GAAGGAGCCATCGATCTGCTGAAGGAGTTGAAAGGCTTCAATATGACACTGAAGCTTCTCCAG gaAACAAGAATTGGCATGTCTGTGAACAACGTCAGGAAGCACTGCAGAGATGAAGAAGTTATCTCTCTGGCAAAAGTCCTCATTAAAGAATGGAAGAGACTTCTGG ACTCTGGAAATTCTCACTCAGAGAAAGTTGATGAACCGAAGAACGGTTTGGATGccagaaaacctgcagcagctacaaacagctgctgctcagagccaCAGAGCAG GAAGGACGGTAAAGAGTCTTCCTCTCGACACTCTCGCTCTCAACCGGCCTCTCCGCCGCCAAAGCGACCTGCAGCGGAAGTCAAGAAAGAGAG GAAAGTTCCACCGGACCCAAATGCTCCGATAGCTCCTCTTCCTTTCCACCTCCATCCTCCTCCACCGAG AAAAGAGCCTCCTGATCCCAACGCGCCCCTTCCTCCGCTCCCACTCCACCTCCACCCCCCCGCTGCTCCTCCGAAGCGCCCCTCTGTGGATGGGGGCAAGGACAGAGAGAG cagcaggaagtcatCCTCAGACTCAAAGCCTCTGCCGCAGAAAAAGTCTGCAGATTGCGTAAAGCAAGACAG gAAAGATTCAGATGATGGCAAAGCGTCTAAGAAACTATCAGATGACACCAAGAGAGAAAG GAAAGATTCTTCTGACTCTAAACCACCCTCTACCAAAAAGCCCACCATCGaggtcaaaaaagaaaaacacag GAAGGATTCCAGTGAACTGAAGCCAGGCCAACCTGCAAAAGGCCATTCCGCTGACTCCAAATCCCTCAG GAGAGAGTCTTTAGGCTCGAAGCCTCTTGGACAACCACAGAGGAAACCGTCTACTGACAGCCTGGAAAG GAAGGGTAAAACCGAAGCACCCAGAACTCCCACCACCCCGACCAGTCCGCTGTCACCCAGCTTCAGCTCTCCGGGGGGTCCTCTGTCCCCTCACCTGGCTACTGGAGACTCCGTTAGAGACAAGTGCATTGAGATGCTGGCAGCTGCCCTGCGGACCGACA ATGACTACAAAGATTTTGGAGCAAACTGCGACGGGATGGCAGCAGAGATTGAGGATC ATATCTACCAAGAGATCAGGGCCACAGATATGAAGTACAAGAACCGAGTCCGGAGCCGCATCAGCAACCTGAAGGACCCCAAGAACCCCGGACTTCGCAGAAACGTCCTGGCCGGCAGCATCGAGTTGAGCCGCATCGCCAGCATGTCTGCTGAG GAAATGGCCAGTGATGAGCTGAAACAGCTGAGGAACGTCCTAACCCAGGAGGCCATCAGGGAGCACCAGATGGCCAAAACTGGTGGGACCACCACAGACCTGCTGCAGTGTGGCAAATGCAAGAAGAAGAACTGCACCTACAACCAG GTGCAGACCCGCAGCGCTGATGAGCCGATGACCACATTTGTCCTCTGCAATGAGTGTGGCAACCGCTGGAAG TTCTGCTGA
- the tcea3 gene encoding transcription elongation factor A protein 3 isoform X1: MTREEDLIRIAKKLDKMVSRNNTEGAIDLLKELKGFNMTLKLLQETRIGMSVNNVRKHCRDEEVISLAKVLIKEWKRLLDSGNSHSEKVDEPKNGLDARKPAAATNSCCSEPQSSHRRVEANLKHESDSDKNTKEKQNDNHINKKRHADDPGSDGKHLEGHQSEKHLQEIRVEKETPAESPKPKMDNKKQRHAPDLQSGKHKSDPIKHKSLEDLKKMRNAELLKKEKPPEEPKKYADDGKQDKSRAEGRHEWPVGTPPRGKPAEAHKLNFERRGVLDSSVLYPTRFPSPPRPARPLLPIKRPSLDSKKDRKDGKESSSRHSRSQPASPPPKRPAAEVKKERKVPPDPNAPIAPLPFHLHPPPPRKEPPDPNAPLPPLPLHLHPPAAPPKRPSVDGGKDRESSRKSSSDSKPLPQKKSADCVKQDRKDSDDGKASKKLSDDTKRERKDSSDSKPPSTKKPTIEVKKEKHRKDSSELKPGQPAKGHSADSKSLRRESLGSKPLGQPQRKPSTDSLERKGKTEAPRTPTTPTSPLSPSFSSPGGPLSPHLATGDSVRDKCIEMLAAALRTDNDYKDFGANCDGMAAEIEDHIYQEIRATDMKYKNRVRSRISNLKDPKNPGLRRNVLAGSIELSRIASMSAEEMASDELKQLRNVLTQEAIREHQMAKTGGTTTDLLQCGKCKKKNCTYNQVQTRSADEPMTTFVLCNECGNRWKFC; the protein is encoded by the exons ATGACTCGAGAGGAGGACCTGATCCGGATCGCCAAAAAGCTAGACAAGATGGTGTCTAGAAATAACACG GAAGGAGCCATCGATCTGCTGAAGGAGTTGAAAGGCTTCAATATGACACTGAAGCTTCTCCAG gaAACAAGAATTGGCATGTCTGTGAACAACGTCAGGAAGCACTGCAGAGATGAAGAAGTTATCTCTCTGGCAAAAGTCCTCATTAAAGAATGGAAGAGACTTCTGG ACTCTGGAAATTCTCACTCAGAGAAAGTTGATGAACCGAAGAACGGTTTGGATGccagaaaacctgcagcagctacaaacagctgctgctcagagccaCAGAGCAG TCACAGGAGGGTGGAGGCCAACCTGAAACATGAATCAGattctgacaaaaacacaaaagaaaaacagaacgaTAACCACATAAACAAAAAGAGGCATGCGGACGATCCCGGGTCGGATGGAAAACACCTTGAAGGGCACCAAAGTGAGAAACACCTTCAAGAAATCAGAGTAGAGAAAGAAACCCCTGCCGAGAGTCCCAAACCAAAAATGGATAATAAGAAACAGAGACACGCACCAGACCTGCAGAGTGGAAAACACAAGTCGGACCCAATCAAGCACAAATCGCTGGAGGATTTGAAGAAGATGAGAAACGCTGAGCTACTAAAGAAAGAGAAACCTCCCGAGGAGCCTAAGAAATACGCAGATGATGGGAAGCAGGATAAAAGCAGAGCTGAAGGCAGACATGAGTGGCCTGTCGGCACACCTCCGAGAGGGAAGCCCGCTGAAGCTCATAAGCTAAACTTTGAAAG GAGAGGAGTGCTGGACAGCAGCGTACTGTATCCCACCCGCTTCCCCTCCCCCCCTCGACCCGCTCGGCCTCTTCTACCCATCAAACGTCCATCTCTGGACTCGAAAAAAGACAG GAAGGACGGTAAAGAGTCTTCCTCTCGACACTCTCGCTCTCAACCGGCCTCTCCGCCGCCAAAGCGACCTGCAGCGGAAGTCAAGAAAGAGAG GAAAGTTCCACCGGACCCAAATGCTCCGATAGCTCCTCTTCCTTTCCACCTCCATCCTCCTCCACCGAG AAAAGAGCCTCCTGATCCCAACGCGCCCCTTCCTCCGCTCCCACTCCACCTCCACCCCCCCGCTGCTCCTCCGAAGCGCCCCTCTGTGGATGGGGGCAAGGACAGAGAGAG cagcaggaagtcatCCTCAGACTCAAAGCCTCTGCCGCAGAAAAAGTCTGCAGATTGCGTAAAGCAAGACAG gAAAGATTCAGATGATGGCAAAGCGTCTAAGAAACTATCAGATGACACCAAGAGAGAAAG GAAAGATTCTTCTGACTCTAAACCACCCTCTACCAAAAAGCCCACCATCGaggtcaaaaaagaaaaacacag GAAGGATTCCAGTGAACTGAAGCCAGGCCAACCTGCAAAAGGCCATTCCGCTGACTCCAAATCCCTCAG GAGAGAGTCTTTAGGCTCGAAGCCTCTTGGACAACCACAGAGGAAACCGTCTACTGACAGCCTGGAAAG GAAGGGTAAAACCGAAGCACCCAGAACTCCCACCACCCCGACCAGTCCGCTGTCACCCAGCTTCAGCTCTCCGGGGGGTCCTCTGTCCCCTCACCTGGCTACTGGAGACTCCGTTAGAGACAAGTGCATTGAGATGCTGGCAGCTGCCCTGCGGACCGACA ATGACTACAAAGATTTTGGAGCAAACTGCGACGGGATGGCAGCAGAGATTGAGGATC ATATCTACCAAGAGATCAGGGCCACAGATATGAAGTACAAGAACCGAGTCCGGAGCCGCATCAGCAACCTGAAGGACCCCAAGAACCCCGGACTTCGCAGAAACGTCCTGGCCGGCAGCATCGAGTTGAGCCGCATCGCCAGCATGTCTGCTGAG GAAATGGCCAGTGATGAGCTGAAACAGCTGAGGAACGTCCTAACCCAGGAGGCCATCAGGGAGCACCAGATGGCCAAAACTGGTGGGACCACCACAGACCTGCTGCAGTGTGGCAAATGCAAGAAGAAGAACTGCACCTACAACCAG GTGCAGACCCGCAGCGCTGATGAGCCGATGACCACATTTGTCCTCTGCAATGAGTGTGGCAACCGCTGGAAG TTCTGCTGA